A genome region from Chryseobacterium sp. G0186 includes the following:
- a CDS encoding TerY-C metal binding domain-containing protein, with translation MRRLPIYFLIDVSESMVGDPIEQVQEGISNIVRDLKKDPYSLETVYISVVGFAGEAEVITPLQDIISFYPPKIPIGSGTSLSQGLIKIMDCIDRDVIKTTYDRKGDWKPIVFLFTDGVPTDDATKAIERWNNKYNGKANTIAVSIGENTNYKLLGSLADHVLLFNNTDENSYKEFFKWVTDSIKTTSQSVTEAKKEGINLSKIDSDILEKVDPQMEQRFPDNNFVVLNGKCSETEKLYLMKFKKTFAESSIPGMSTRYYRLDGAYKIDEKAYYRLSSNQRTNLKISIEELQGGTSCPHCANPIALATCSCGGIHCLQGEGYNKCPWCGTSDHYGYSGGGFDINRTLG, from the coding sequence ATGAGAAGACTTCCCATTTATTTCTTAATCGATGTCTCCGAATCTATGGTAGGAGATCCTATTGAACAGGTACAGGAGGGTATTTCCAATATCGTCAGGGACTTGAAAAAAGATCCTTATTCATTAGAAACAGTCTATATTTCTGTGGTAGGTTTTGCCGGAGAGGCCGAAGTGATTACCCCACTTCAGGATATTATCAGTTTTTATCCACCGAAAATTCCGATTGGAAGCGGTACATCCCTGTCCCAAGGGCTAATTAAAATAATGGACTGCATAGATAGGGATGTCATAAAAACTACCTATGACAGAAAGGGCGACTGGAAACCTATTGTTTTCCTTTTTACTGACGGTGTTCCCACTGATGATGCTACAAAGGCCATCGAACGATGGAATAACAAGTATAACGGAAAAGCCAATACCATTGCTGTATCTATAGGAGAAAATACAAATTATAAGCTTTTGGGCTCATTGGCCGATCATGTTTTACTGTTCAACAATACAGATGAAAATTCATATAAAGAATTCTTTAAATGGGTAACGGATTCCATTAAAACAACAAGTCAGAGTGTAACTGAAGCCAAGAAAGAGGGAATTAATCTTTCCAAGATTGATTCTGATATTCTTGAAAAAGTAGATCCACAGATGGAACAGCGTTTTCCCGATAACAATTTTGTTGTTTTGAATGGTAAATGTTCGGAAACTGAAAAGCTCTATCTGATGAAGTTCAAAAAAACATTCGCAGAATCCAGTATTCCGGGAATGTCTACCAGATATTACAGACTGGATGGGGCCTATAAGATTGATGAAAAAGCCTATTACAGACTTTCCTCCAACCAACGAACTAATCTGAAGATTTCAATAGAAGAACTTCAGGGAGGGACTTCTTGCCCTCATTGTGCCAATCCTATTGCACTGGCGACCTGCTCTTGTGGTGGTATCCACTGTCTGCAGGGCGAAGGGTACAATAAATGCCCTTGGTGTGGAACTTCCGATCATTATGGGTACTCTGGAGGAGGATTTGACATCAATAGAACACTGGGATAA
- a CDS encoding Crp/Fnr family transcriptional regulator, whose protein sequence is MHDKLLQYIFSVHDFNEEEAESVKQYFEPVVFSKNTVIEEAGKVPGYLYYIVSGYLRLFYVDQNGSEITTHLNCPPGFFTSYFHFINGTVSEDHVECITDCELLRITKENLDHLINKSQTMKDFSISVFQQSITYNENRSRELSVLNAEERYLKLIKDYPKIIQNVPIQYIASFLGMKPESLSRIRRKIIN, encoded by the coding sequence ATGCATGACAAGCTTTTACAATATATTTTTTCCGTTCATGATTTTAACGAGGAAGAAGCAGAGTCGGTCAAACAATATTTTGAACCGGTGGTATTTTCCAAAAATACAGTGATAGAGGAAGCAGGGAAAGTACCGGGCTATCTTTATTACATTGTTTCAGGGTATCTCAGACTTTTTTATGTAGATCAGAATGGAAGTGAAATAACAACTCATCTCAATTGCCCTCCGGGATTTTTTACGTCTTATTTTCATTTTATCAACGGAACAGTCTCTGAAGATCATGTAGAGTGTATTACAGATTGTGAGCTTTTGAGAATTACCAAGGAAAACCTGGATCATCTGATTAATAAAAGCCAGACGATGAAAGATTTCAGTATCTCTGTTTTCCAGCAGTCTATTACTTATAATGAAAACAGATCCAGAGAATTATCAGTTCTGAATGCAGAAGAGCGCTACCTTAAACTTATCAAAGATTATCCTAAGATTATTCAGAATGTTCCCATTCAGTATATCGCTTCATTTTTGGGCATGAAACCGGAAAGTTTGAGCCGGATCAGAAGAAAAATAATTAACTAA
- a CDS encoding helix-hairpin-helix domain-containing protein, which produces MKNTIRVASVLDAAKSYEYVDEKPIQGGVKDVYFSPDREYVVAFYRSPLDEGQKERIMRIVSTYLQSIQNGNASEYFLNEIFRWPCDIVEKNKLTGIVVPIYNQKFFFAKGYIGSDNIQGEDKVGKWFTAPMFRNQQYPLRLDQSELGDWLSYFQIAINISRGVKKLHQMGLAHSDLSYNNILVDPVTKSACIIDIDGLVVPKLFPPEVIGTADFIAPEVLKTKHLGLQDPGRHLPNQKTDLHALAVLIYMYLLRRHPLRGGKIWDLDSEKDEIISMGEKALFVEHPNDPSNQVRADHLRKWDAFWGDPQKIPYTITGPYIADLFRKTFMDGLHDPIRRPTANEWETALLKTVDLIQPCRNSACTEKWYVFDNTSNPKCPFCGTPHQGTLPILDLYFKFDDEVWKPENHRLMVYHNQYLFKWHVSRKVIRNENLTMQDKMPVGYFTFHQGKWVLVNQSLSGMKDITEQKEIPTGSMVELTDGKKILLSPEEGGRLIYVTMANQ; this is translated from the coding sequence ATGAAAAATACGATCAGGGTTGCCTCTGTTCTCGATGCAGCCAAATCCTATGAATACGTTGATGAAAAACCAATCCAGGGCGGAGTAAAGGACGTTTACTTTTCTCCTGACAGAGAGTATGTGGTGGCTTTTTACAGAAGTCCATTGGATGAGGGCCAGAAAGAAAGGATTATGAGAATCGTTTCCACTTATCTCCAAAGCATCCAAAACGGAAACGCCTCAGAATATTTTCTGAATGAGATATTCAGATGGCCATGTGATATTGTGGAAAAAAATAAACTGACCGGAATTGTAGTGCCTATCTATAACCAGAAGTTTTTCTTTGCTAAAGGATACATAGGTTCAGATAACATCCAGGGAGAAGATAAAGTAGGAAAGTGGTTTACAGCACCCATGTTTCGTAATCAGCAATATCCGTTAAGATTAGATCAGTCGGAACTTGGAGACTGGCTGAGTTATTTTCAGATTGCAATCAATATCAGCAGAGGAGTTAAAAAATTACATCAAATGGGGCTGGCACATTCTGATCTGTCCTATAATAATATTTTGGTGGATCCGGTGACAAAATCTGCCTGTATTATAGATATAGACGGACTTGTTGTTCCTAAATTATTCCCTCCCGAAGTCATTGGTACAGCCGACTTTATAGCTCCCGAAGTATTAAAAACAAAGCATTTGGGACTTCAGGATCCGGGAAGACATTTGCCTAATCAAAAGACAGATTTACATGCTCTTGCAGTACTGATCTACATGTATCTGCTCCGAAGACATCCTCTTCGCGGTGGAAAAATTTGGGATCTGGATTCTGAAAAAGACGAAATAATATCCATGGGTGAAAAAGCTCTGTTTGTGGAACACCCTAATGATCCTTCCAATCAGGTAAGAGCCGATCATCTTAGAAAATGGGATGCATTTTGGGGGGATCCTCAAAAGATTCCTTATACCATTACTGGTCCTTATATTGCCGACTTGTTCAGAAAAACATTTATGGATGGATTGCATGATCCAATCAGACGGCCTACTGCCAACGAGTGGGAAACCGCTTTGCTGAAAACTGTAGATCTGATCCAGCCTTGCCGTAATTCTGCGTGTACCGAAAAATGGTATGTTTTTGATAATACCAGTAATCCAAAATGCCCGTTCTGCGGAACACCACATCAGGGAACATTACCAATTTTAGACCTGTATTTTAAATTTGATGATGAGGTATGGAAGCCGGAGAACCACAGGCTGATGGTATATCATAATCAGTACCTATTCAAATGGCATGTTTCCAGAAAGGTGATCCGTAATGAAAACCTGACTATGCAGGATAAAATGCCGGTAGGGTACTTTACATTCCATCAGGGAAAATGGGTGCTGGTAAATCAGAGTTTGTCCGGCATGAAAGATATTACAGAACAAAAAGAAATTCCCACAGGTTCAATGGTGGAACTGACTGATGGAAAAAAAATATTGCTATCTCCGGAAGAGGGTGGCAGGCTGATTTATGTGACGATGGCTAATCAATAA
- a CDS encoding GNAT family N-acetyltransferase produces MNTHLTYRKATENDLDYLLDLRTKTMVPHYAESNLPTDHEATLKRVLYAFEKAHIILLDNQPVGLLKISTADHKTDVLQLQIDPAQQGKGLGKKILTDILNEALLAGNTVLLSVLKTNKAQYLYTSLGFKTISEDEHSYFMEFSPL; encoded by the coding sequence ATGAACACCCATCTTACTTATCGAAAAGCCACAGAAAATGATCTTGATTATCTTCTTGATCTGAGAACGAAAACCATGGTTCCGCATTATGCTGAGTCTAATCTTCCTACAGATCATGAAGCCACTCTGAAAAGGGTTCTCTATGCATTTGAAAAAGCACATATTATTCTGCTGGATAATCAGCCTGTCGGACTATTAAAAATAAGTACAGCAGACCATAAAACGGATGTTTTACAGCTTCAGATTGATCCCGCCCAACAAGGAAAAGGATTAGGAAAAAAGATTCTGACAGATATTTTAAATGAAGCTTTATTAGCAGGAAATACCGTTTTGTTAAGTGTTTTAAAAACGAATAAGGCACAGTATCTCTATACCAGTCTTGGGTTTAAAACCATAAGTGAAGATGAGCATTCTTACTTCATGGAATTCTCACCTCTTTAA
- a CDS encoding vWA domain-containing protein — MNRRLLAYFLLDTSGSMNGEPIQALNNGFNGLISMLRADPQAMDSLHLSVITFDREVKNSIPLIALANFYPMEITCPDSGPTHTGAALEMVSELVKKDFVKGSQDEKGDWKPLLFIFTDGKPSDIQKYRQMIPVIRGLEFGAIVGCAAGPKADEQFLKELTDHVVKLDTTDAITLSSFFKWVSSSITQGGNSQNTGEQITLPPPPSELNIII, encoded by the coding sequence ATGAACAGAAGATTATTAGCCTATTTTTTACTGGATACCTCCGGTTCCATGAACGGAGAACCTATTCAGGCACTGAATAACGGATTCAACGGATTAATCAGTATGCTTCGCGCAGATCCGCAGGCCATGGACAGCCTTCATTTAAGTGTGATCACTTTCGACAGAGAAGTTAAAAATAGTATTCCGCTGATTGCCCTTGCCAATTTTTATCCTATGGAGATTACCTGTCCCGATAGCGGGCCTACCCATACCGGTGCTGCATTGGAAATGGTTTCAGAACTTGTAAAGAAAGACTTTGTAAAAGGTTCTCAGGATGAAAAAGGAGACTGGAAGCCGCTACTTTTTATATTTACAGATGGAAAACCGTCGGATATTCAGAAATACAGACAGATGATTCCTGTGATCAGAGGGCTTGAATTTGGTGCCATTGTAGGCTGCGCTGCAGGTCCTAAGGCAGATGAACAGTTTCTGAAAGAACTGACAGATCATGTCGTAAAATTGGATACAACTGATGCCATTACCCTTTCCTCCTTTTTCAAGTGGGTGAGTTCTTCCATTACACAGGGAGGAAACTCGCAGAATACAGGAGAACAAATAACACTTCCTCCGCCACCATCGGAGCTTAATATTATTATTTAA
- a CDS encoding outer membrane beta-barrel family protein produces MNRRIVLLLSLISTSFIFAQSVEGTITDKNSKPVSETEVLITKENDKFSAITDEKGIFKIPLKADGDYLLEVIKDGIKTNSEKITVKGNARKDVQIKDEPVVQKVDGVTVTVKKKLFERKVDRLVFNVENSVASQGIDAIEALAKTPMVKTSDEAISIAGKSNVAVMINDRLLNLNGQELINYLKTLRSDDILKIEVITTPPAKYDAEGKSGLINIILKKNANLGWNGSLQTSGNYFWGKPTVSARSGATFNYQGEKLSLSTNLSVGDNYWQYNTYNRLTSTTDNNFWNRDGDNLNNYKYKSGNVKAEYKINDKNVAGFNYNYSHSNPLEIGESTSTRLNEKGLANISSNFSNRNTRDVHNATAFYEAKIDSMGGKLNLTANMMLNNSNARNFSNTLSPETVYTMANPISKYRIYSGQADLEKTFAKVKTESGLKYTRIKNDSEFNFFDINNGQYDLNTDRTNTFFYNEENYAAYFSTNFKINDQWDAKAGLRYEYTTLEGISMNDNTSAKIKYGKFFPTAYLSYKPNENNSFSLNYSRRISRPYFGNLNPFKYYTSNYEYTTGNPYLLPSFSDNFELGYVLNNNFNVTLYYNYNKDNWDRVQMVNGDYRYTVAKNFYNEDQAGINISYNYNKLKWLESNVFVNGFYSKSKSYDPSILSTPAGYSANINIDNNFFLNKEKTVTLMLGLWGSLPNRNGNTYYYTNASVYTGMKLSLMDKKLLVNLYLNDLFNTNREKGIEYYPTYNIDYQYKGITRNVHLSLTYKFGNNNVKGATKQVKFEESNRAGGGNN; encoded by the coding sequence ATGAACCGAAGGATTGTTCTTCTTTTAAGTCTTATCTCCACCTCATTTATCTTTGCGCAAAGCGTTGAAGGAACCATTACAGACAAGAATAGTAAACCTGTCTCTGAAACTGAAGTCCTGATTACAAAAGAAAATGATAAATTTTCTGCCATTACAGATGAAAAAGGAATCTTTAAAATACCCTTAAAGGCAGACGGTGACTACTTACTTGAAGTCATAAAAGATGGGATAAAAACCAATAGTGAAAAAATTACAGTAAAAGGAAATGCCAGAAAGGATGTTCAGATCAAGGATGAACCTGTTGTACAGAAAGTGGATGGGGTAACGGTTACTGTAAAGAAAAAGTTATTTGAAAGAAAGGTAGACCGCCTGGTCTTCAATGTGGAAAACTCTGTAGCCTCGCAAGGAATTGATGCCATAGAAGCATTAGCCAAAACACCGATGGTAAAAACCAGTGATGAAGCCATAAGTATTGCCGGGAAAAGTAATGTTGCTGTTATGATCAATGACAGGCTTCTCAACCTCAATGGACAGGAGCTTATCAACTACCTGAAAACGCTCCGTTCAGATGACATCCTTAAGATCGAAGTCATCACTACTCCACCAGCGAAATACGATGCAGAGGGAAAAAGCGGACTGATCAATATTATTCTTAAGAAAAATGCCAACCTGGGCTGGAATGGCTCACTCCAGACTTCAGGAAATTACTTTTGGGGGAAGCCAACAGTTTCAGCAAGAAGTGGAGCTACTTTTAACTACCAGGGAGAAAAGCTGTCATTAAGCACCAACTTATCTGTTGGAGATAATTACTGGCAATATAATACGTATAATCGTCTAACCAGTACAACAGATAATAATTTCTGGAACAGAGACGGTGATAATCTCAATAATTATAAATACAAAAGTGGAAATGTAAAGGCTGAGTATAAGATTAATGATAAAAATGTAGCAGGATTCAACTATAATTATTCACACAGTAACCCGTTGGAAATAGGTGAAAGTACATCAACCCGACTCAATGAAAAGGGACTGGCAAATATTTCCTCCAACTTCAGCAACAGAAATACCAGGGATGTTCATAATGCCACGGCATTTTATGAAGCAAAAATAGACAGCATGGGGGGTAAATTGAATCTTACCGCCAATATGATGCTGAATAACTCCAATGCAAGAAATTTTTCCAATACCCTTAGTCCGGAAACCGTTTATACAATGGCAAATCCAATCAGTAAATACAGAATTTACTCCGGACAGGCCGATCTTGAAAAAACATTTGCCAAGGTGAAAACAGAATCGGGATTAAAGTATACCAGAATTAAGAATGATTCTGAGTTTAATTTCTTTGATATCAACAACGGACAATACGATCTTAATACGGACAGAACCAATACCTTTTTTTATAATGAAGAAAACTATGCCGCTTATTTTTCTACCAATTTTAAGATCAATGATCAATGGGATGCAAAAGCCGGACTTCGTTATGAGTATACCACATTGGAGGGGATTTCTATGAATGACAATACTTCAGCAAAGATTAAGTATGGTAAATTCTTTCCTACAGCCTATCTAAGCTATAAACCCAATGAAAACAATTCATTTTCACTTAACTATTCCCGCAGAATTTCCCGTCCTTACTTTGGGAACCTGAATCCGTTTAAATACTATACTTCAAATTATGAGTACACTACCGGAAACCCTTACCTATTACCATCGTTTTCCGACAACTTTGAACTTGGATATGTCCTGAATAACAACTTCAATGTCACCTTATACTACAATTACAATAAGGACAACTGGGACAGAGTTCAAATGGTCAATGGCGATTACAGATATACCGTTGCCAAAAACTTCTATAATGAAGATCAGGCCGGAATCAATATCAGCTATAATTACAACAAATTAAAATGGCTGGAATCCAATGTTTTTGTAAACGGTTTTTATTCTAAATCAAAATCTTATGATCCCTCCATTCTCTCAACACCGGCAGGATACAGTGCCAATATTAATATTGACAATAATTTCTTCCTTAATAAAGAAAAAACAGTAACCCTGATGCTTGGGCTATGGGGTAGCCTTCCCAACAGAAACGGAAATACCTATTATTATACCAATGCATCAGTATATACAGGAATGAAGCTAAGCCTTATGGATAAAAAGCTTCTTGTGAATCTTTATTTAAATGATCTCTTTAATACCAATCGTGAAAAAGGAATAGAATATTATCCTACCTACAACATCGATTATCAATACAAAGGGATTACGAGAAATGTACACCTTTCTCTTACTTATAAATTCGGAAACAATAATGTAAAAGGAGCTACCAAGCAAGTGAAGTTTGAGGAATCCAACAGAGCAGGCGGTGGCAACAATTAA
- a CDS encoding PP2C family serine/threonine-protein phosphatase, whose protein sequence is MKIPSFYFGTRKKVMEKANIYKEKEEFKDAHWILKNANAGKAYEFSFQMESFPNIKIKEIRNLNETGLIFENNKISGIPEAHNLYHLDIEFFHTEDKDNTEIKRVQLLVNVDPKDLWKNIPSDKTADFYKEDEVSLKGKFSDKKIVVASKRGRSHAHEGKFREDDFAVNELPAEWNIVSVSDGAGSALAAREGARVATTSINQFFNSPEVLDKIEKNITIMYSSEYSEKEQNEAYQNVIRLLYEGVVQVHTTLDNTAVENAFSINDLHATLIFALVKKFSFGYVILTFGVGDCPINLIRNDFSQVKLLNPMDVGEFSGGTRFITMKEIFNDHIVSRFGITCVNDFSHLVLMTDGIYDPKFLTENKLEDPESWKIFFNDLNGNNDDCTKVDFVNDSEIDQQLLHWTDFWSRGNHDDRTLAIIY, encoded by the coding sequence ATGAAAATACCCTCATTTTATTTTGGAACCCGGAAAAAGGTTATGGAAAAAGCCAATATCTATAAAGAAAAAGAAGAATTTAAAGACGCCCATTGGATATTGAAGAATGCCAATGCAGGAAAGGCTTATGAGTTCAGTTTTCAGATGGAAAGCTTTCCGAATATAAAAATTAAAGAGATCAGAAACCTCAACGAAACCGGACTTATATTTGAAAATAATAAAATTTCAGGAATTCCGGAAGCTCATAATCTATACCATCTTGATATTGAATTTTTTCACACAGAAGATAAAGATAATACTGAGATTAAAAGAGTGCAACTCCTTGTCAATGTTGATCCCAAAGATCTATGGAAGAATATTCCCAGCGATAAAACTGCTGATTTTTATAAAGAAGATGAGGTTTCATTGAAAGGAAAATTTTCAGATAAAAAAATTGTTGTTGCATCCAAAAGAGGCCGTTCTCATGCTCATGAAGGGAAATTCAGGGAAGATGATTTTGCAGTCAATGAACTTCCTGCAGAATGGAATATTGTCTCTGTTTCAGATGGGGCAGGTTCTGCTCTGGCAGCAAGAGAAGGTGCAAGGGTTGCAACGACTTCCATCAATCAATTTTTTAATTCCCCGGAAGTCCTGGATAAGATTGAAAAGAATATCACGATCATGTATTCCTCTGAATATTCAGAAAAAGAACAGAACGAGGCCTATCAAAATGTAATAAGACTTTTGTATGAAGGAGTTGTACAGGTTCATACTACCTTAGACAATACAGCGGTGGAAAATGCCTTTTCTATCAATGATCTGCATGCTACACTTATTTTTGCATTGGTTAAAAAGTTCAGCTTCGGGTACGTAATCCTTACTTTTGGAGTAGGAGATTGTCCGATAAATCTTATCAGGAATGACTTTTCCCAAGTAAAGCTGCTGAATCCAATGGATGTAGGAGAATTTAGTGGTGGTACCCGTTTTATTACCATGAAAGAAATTTTCAACGATCATATTGTTTCACGGTTCGGAATTACCTGTGTGAATGATTTTTCACATCTTGTTCTTATGACAGACGGTATTTACGATCCTAAATTTCTTACCGAAAACAAATTAGAAGATCCTGAAAGCTGGAAAATATTTTTTAACGATCTGAATGGGAATAATGATGACTGTACCAAAGTTGATTTTGTCAACGACTCAGAAATTGATCAGCAACTTTTGCATTGGACCGATTTCTGGAGCAGAGGAAACCATGATGACCGCACACTAGCAATAATCTATTAG
- the tyrS gene encoding tyrosine--tRNA ligase, which yields MIHTLQNNVAIILPENGLEEKLNQAQKENRKLFIKLGFDPTAPDLHLGHAVVLKKLKEFQDLGHQIIIVVGSFTARIGDPTGKNKARKPLSTEEVQHNAQTYISQLSKVIDVEKTKIVFNSDWLDTLPFSEVIQLMSKVTVAQLMHRNDFNKRFTENTPIAMHELVYPILQGFDSVKIGCDIEMGGTDQLFNCTMGRQLQEVHQMPAQIVMCMPLLKGLDGKEKMSKSLNNIIGLTDEPNEMFGKTMSIPDSLIEEFIDLATDFSMEEKLDLKSRMMNGENPMNIKKLIAKNIICQYHDHTSAEDAELFFNNQFQNKNFEEKIFEPISIVTLNSIQNKTTIVELCHQLKNDLSKSAVRRLIQSGGVQINSVKVTDPDQEIELLKETKIKIGKRIFFELM from the coding sequence ATGATCCATACATTACAAAACAATGTTGCCATTATCCTCCCTGAAAACGGGCTGGAAGAAAAACTTAATCAGGCACAAAAAGAAAACAGAAAATTATTCATTAAACTGGGTTTTGACCCTACCGCTCCTGATCTTCATCTGGGACATGCTGTTGTGCTCAAAAAATTAAAGGAGTTTCAGGATCTGGGACATCAGATTATTATTGTGGTGGGAAGTTTTACCGCAAGAATTGGTGATCCCACAGGAAAAAACAAGGCAAGAAAACCTTTAAGCACTGAAGAGGTTCAGCATAATGCACAGACCTATATCAGCCAGCTGTCCAAGGTTATTGATGTTGAAAAAACAAAGATTGTTTTTAATTCTGACTGGCTGGATACACTTCCTTTTTCGGAGGTAATTCAATTGATGTCTAAGGTTACAGTAGCTCAGTTGATGCACAGGAATGATTTTAACAAAAGGTTTACAGAGAATACTCCTATTGCCATGCACGAACTGGTATACCCTATTCTCCAGGGCTTTGATTCTGTAAAAATTGGATGTGACATTGAAATGGGTGGGACCGATCAGCTTTTCAACTGTACGATGGGAAGACAGTTGCAGGAAGTTCATCAGATGCCTGCTCAGATCGTAATGTGCATGCCTCTGTTGAAAGGTCTGGACGGCAAGGAAAAAATGAGCAAGTCTCTGAACAATATTATCGGACTGACTGACGAGCCCAATGAAATGTTTGGAAAAACCATGTCTATCCCGGATTCTTTGATCGAAGAATTTATTGATCTGGCAACTGACTTCTCAATGGAAGAAAAACTAGATTTAAAATCTAGAATGATGAATGGTGAAAATCCTATGAACATCAAAAAACTGATCGCGAAAAACATTATCTGTCAATACCATGATCATACTTCTGCCGAGGATGCGGAATTGTTCTTTAATAATCAGTTTCAGAATAAAAATTTTGAGGAGAAAATTTTTGAACCTATTTCGATAGTCACGCTGAACTCTATCCAAAATAAAACAACAATCGTTGAACTCTGTCACCAACTGAAAAATGACCTCAGCAAATCCGCTGTACGCAGGCTTATTCAAAGTGGTGGAGTTCAGATTAACAGTGTAAAAGTAACTGATCCTGATCAGGAAATTGAACTTCTAAAGGAGACTAAAATAAAAATAGGAAAAAGAATCTTTTTTGAACTGATGTAA
- a CDS encoding GNAT family N-acetyltransferase, whose amino-acid sequence MNSSTSNNQDMLIRKGNKEDLPEILMLFQNTITSICKDDYNDEQLEAWKSGADNKERWMNVMQDQFVLVAVYDHHIVGFCTLDQGDYIDLLFVHRDYQHQGIASQLYGFIEREALRQNKKRLAADVSKTAKLFFERAGFHLITEQTVNVKGVDLTNYKMEKKLIS is encoded by the coding sequence ATGAACAGCAGTACATCCAATAATCAGGATATGCTTATTCGAAAAGGAAATAAAGAGGATTTGCCGGAAATACTTATGCTTTTTCAGAATACCATCACTTCAATCTGTAAGGATGACTACAATGATGAACAACTGGAAGCATGGAAATCAGGAGCAGATAATAAGGAAAGATGGATGAATGTAATGCAAGATCAGTTTGTTTTGGTAGCAGTTTATGATCATCACATTGTTGGTTTCTGTACTCTTGACCAAGGAGATTATATAGATTTATTGTTTGTTCACAGAGATTATCAGCATCAGGGAATTGCTTCTCAACTCTACGGTTTCATTGAAAGAGAAGCCCTACGGCAAAACAAAAAACGGCTAGCCGCAGATGTCAGCAAAACGGCAAAATTATTTTTTGAAAGAGCAGGTTTTCATCTCATCACGGAACAGACGGTGAATGTAAAAGGAGTTGATCTTACCAATTATAAAATGGAAAAGAAACTGATTTCATGA
- a CDS encoding TetR/AcrR family transcriptional regulator, whose product MNTKEKILHKALELFNEKGYNNITTRHIAADLGMSAGNLHYHFKHSEDIIKILFAELTLRMDELLNKMKKIENKTLEDLYKLTFSTSEIFYSYRFIFINFVDILKKIPEINSHYEEIHVNRKEEFQLIFSGLQKNNILQKDIPDFIMDSLVQQIFIVADNWLTHNRLILKLNKKKALHHYTILQMNLFYPYLNKEQQKLYEQQYIQ is encoded by the coding sequence ATGAACACAAAAGAAAAAATTCTGCACAAAGCGCTTGAACTTTTTAATGAAAAGGGCTATAACAATATCACCACAAGACATATTGCGGCAGATCTTGGAATGAGTGCCGGAAATCTTCATTATCACTTTAAACATTCCGAGGATATTATCAAGATTCTTTTTGCAGAACTTACCCTGAGAATGGATGAATTGCTGAACAAAATGAAGAAAATAGAAAATAAAACCTTGGAAGATCTCTATAAGCTTACGTTTTCGACCTCTGAAATATTCTATTCCTACCGTTTCATTTTCATCAACTTTGTGGATATCTTAAAAAAAATTCCTGAGATCAACTCTCACTATGAAGAAATTCATGTCAACAGAAAAGAGGAATTTCAATTGATTTTTTCAGGGCTTCAAAAGAATAATATTCTACAAAAAGATATTCCGGATTTTATCATGGACAGTCTTGTACAACAGATTTTCATTGTTGCGGACAACTGGCTGACTCACAACCGCCTCATTTTAAAATTAAATAAAAAAAAGGCGCTGCATCATTACACGATATTGCAGATGAATCTTTTTTATCCTTACCTCAATAAAGAACAGCAAAAACTTTATGAACAGCAGTACATCCAATAA